In the genome of Ctenopharyngodon idella isolate HZGC_01 chromosome 19, HZGC01, whole genome shotgun sequence, one region contains:
- the LOC127500562 gene encoding uncharacterized protein LOC127500562 — translation MAATTSSHHVSADLPEPSQISVDRLESRHVSGSVRKRRGLRSSLADPPLTSARAAGIPKPPPAASHSSPPVATHSKPPVATHAGSPVATHSGSPVATHSSSPVATLSSSPVATHSSSPVATPSSSPVATPSSSPVATHSSSPVATHSSSPVATHSNSRDAMDKMAALPVPTGKMAAPPVSGNIGVVPASESAPPREPAAAPTEEVGTEPPPQLCKRRRRRKKASSSPQGPEAFPEPAAGPEAVPEQPAAVPEQPAAVPEQSALPDTAMEAGAELLALPAPPELLTHETATASVEFPKNFFGGGHIPEGGELVGGDPARPRSSAASELLELAGGDLTRPRPSTACELLWPATDPDLPWSPKPPDLPWSPKPPDLPWLPKPPDPPWAPKLPDPPWPPDTPDPPWLPVAPDPPWLPVAPDPPWLPEFLDLHWRPRSRLPTGLQCTHPPSLSVPFTPRGRAFWNWGVMSRSLSVPVSSWTPFPIILLANHMHTPHQSPVATYSLAHYLDYKGLTHTPPHCEVLICCCDHY, via the coding sequence atggcggccacaacatcatcacatcatgtctccgctgatcttccgGAGCCAAGTCAAATCTCCGTTGACCGTCTAGAATCAcgtcacgtctctggatctgtccGGAAGCGGAGAGGGTTGCGTTCCAGTttggctgatccaccgctgacttcagcacgagcggctggcattcctaaacCTCCGCCGGCCGcctcgcactcaagcccgccggttgcaacgcactcaaagccgccggttgctacgcacgcaggctcgccggttgctacgcactcaggctcgccggttgctacgcactcaagctcgccggttgcgacgctttcaagctcgccggttgctacgcactcaagctcgccggttgcgacgccctcaagctcgccggttgcgacgccctcaagctcgccggttgcgacgcactcaagctcgccggttgcgacgcactcaagctcgccggttgctacgcattCAAACTCTcgggatgctatggacaagatggccgctttgccagtgcccacgggcaagatggccgccccgccagtgtctgggaacataggggtcgtcccagccagtgagtccgctccaccccgtgagcccgctgcagcgcccaccgaggaggtaggcacagagccaccgcctcaactatgcaaacggaggaggaggaggaagaaggcttcctccagccctcaaggcccggaggccttcccagagcccgctgcaggcccggaggccgtcccagagcagcccgctgccgtcccagagcagcccgctgccgtcccagagcaatccgctcttcctgatacggccatGGAGGCCGgcgccgagctcctcgccctgccggcgccacccgagctccttacccacgaaaccgccacggcctccgttgaattccccaagaacttttttggggggggccatatacctgagggtggggagcttgtgggtggggaccctgcacggccgcgatcatcagcggcctccgaattgcttgagcttgcgggtggggaccttacacgcccacggccttcaaccgcctgtgaactgctgtggccagctacggaccctgacctgccgtggtcgcccaagccacctgacctgccgtggtcgcccaagccacctgacctgccgtggttgcccaagccacctgacccgccgtgggcgcccaagctacctgacccgccgtggcctcccgacactcctgacccgccgtggctgcccgtggcacctgacccgccgtggctgcccgtggcacctgacccgccgtggctgcccgagttcctggacctgcattggagaccccgttcccgtctgccaacaggtctccaatgtacccaccccccctccctatctgtgccatttacgccgcgaggacgcgccttctgGAAttggggcgttatgtcacgatcactgtctgttcctgtcagttcctggactccatttcccataatcctccttgccaatcacatgcacactccacaccaatcaccagttgccacatacagcttagcacactacctggactataaaggacttacacacacaccacctcattgcgaagtcttgatttgctgttgtgatcattactga